The stretch of DNA GGTGATGCCGAACAGCGGCACCAGCGCCAGCCGCAGCACGCTGACCGGGATCAGCGGCGCCAGCGCAAAGCGGGCCACCAGCACCAGCGCCCAGCCGGCCAGCGGGAACATCGCGCGCTCGAGGCTGGCGGCGGCAAAGCGCACGGAGAAGCTGGAGGCCTCGTAGCGGGCCTCCAGCCGCCGCACCACGAAGCGCGCCAGCGGCCACGCCACCAGCAGGCAGCCGGCCAGCACCAGCAACTGCCAGAAAAAGCCGGGGCCGCCGGCATCGCGGATCAGGTCGTCCAGCATCTTGCCGAACATCGAATGCGAGGCTTTCAGGTCCTTCAGGCCGCCGAGGTCGGACAGGGTTTCACCGTTCATGGTGCAGGTTCAAAGTTGGCCGCCCGCGCGCGGCGGGCGGCGCGGCTGGAAACCGCGATCAGCTGGTGCGCTCCAGCACCGCGGCAAAGAAGCCATCGGTCTGGTGCAGGTGCGGATACAAGGCGAACATGCCGTTGTCCGGCAGGCCCGGCACTTCGATCTTCTGCTCGGCCAGCACTTCGGCGGCCGGCACCAGGCGGAAGTTCGGGTGCGCGGCGAGGAAATCGCGCACGATCTGCTCGTTCTCGGCTTCGAGCACGCTGCAGGTCGCGTACACCACGCGGCCGCCGCCCTTCACCAGCCGCGCCGCGGAGTCGAGGATCGCGGTCTGCTTGGCGGTCAGTTCCAGCACCGACTCCGGCGATTGCCGCCACTTCAGGTCAGGGTTACGGCGCAGCGTGCCCAGGCCGCTGCACGGCGCATCCACCAGCACGCGGTCGGCCTTGCCGGCCAGGCGCTTGATCTTGGCGTCGCGTTCGGAGTCGATCAGCACCGGATGGACGTTCGACAGGCCGCTGCGCGCCAGCCGCGGCTTCAGGTTGGCCAGGCGCTTCTCCGATACGTCGAAGGCATAGAGCCGGCCGGTCGAGCGCATCGCCGCGCCCAGCGCCAGCGTCTTGCCGCCGGCGCCGGCGCAGAAGTCGACCACCATCTCGCCGCGCCGCGGCGCCACCAGGCTGCACAGCAGCTGGCTGCCTTCGTCCTGCACCTCGACCAGCCCGTTGACGAAGATCGGCAGCTGGTTCAGCGCCGGCTTGCCGGCCATGCGGATGCCGGCCGGCGCCATCGGCGTGGGCTCGGCGCCCAGGCCCGCGGCCTGCAGCTCGGCCAGCGCGGCCTCGCGGCTGGTCTTGCCCAGGTTGACGCGCAGGTCCAGCGGCGCCGGGCGCAGCCAGGCGTCGCCCAGGGCCGCGGCAAAGGACTCGCCATGCTGGCGCACCAGTTCGTCGTACAGCCACTCGGGCAGGTTGGCGCGCACGCGCGGCGCGAGGCTGGAGCGCTCGATGGTGGTCAGGCGGTCCAGCCACTCGGCTTCATCGGGATAGAGGAACGGCGACAGCGCATCCCGGCCCAGCGTCGCCGCCAGCCCCAGCAGCGCCAGCCGGCGCGAGGCCGCGCCGGTGCCGCTCTCGGCGAACTGGGCAAACTCGACGCGCCGGCGCAGCACCGCGTAGATCGCCTCGGCAATGATGCCGCGCTCGCGATGGCCGAGCTTGGCGTTTTCGCGGAAGTAGTAGCTGACCACCGCATCGGCGGGACGCGCGAACAGCATCACCTTGCCCAGCAGGCGATCGATATGCTGGATATGGGTGGCATGCAGGCCGCCATGCGTGCGCACCGGGGCGCCGTTGGCGCCACCGGCATTGGGCGACTTGCGGATCGGGCTGCTCTTGCCCTTGCTGCGCGCGGGGGCGCGGCCCTCGCCGCGCGGGGAACGGTTTCCTGCCTGGGTACGGCTCATGCCTGGACTCCTGCCGCCGGGGTCGCGGCGGAGATGGCCATCAGCAATTGCGGTTCGGCCGGGTTGATAACGTTGACGACGCCGTTCTGGAGCTGCAGCCGGTCCTCGACGAACCACTGCACGGCGCGGGGGTAAATCACGTGCTCGCAGGCGAGCAGGCGCTCGGCCAGGGTCGCGGGCGTGTCCGCCGGCAGCACGTCGAGCGCGGCCTGGATCACGATCGGGCCATGGTCCAGCTCCGGGGTCACGAAATGCACGGTCGCGCCATGCAGCTTGACACCGGCATCCAGCGCCTGCTGGTGGGTATTCAGGCCGGGGAAGCACGGCAGCAGCGACGGATGGATATTCAGCAGCCGGCCCGCGTAGCGGTCGACGAAGCCGGGCGTGAGTATACGCATGAAACCCGCCAGCACCACCAGATCGGGGGCATGGGCGTCGATGGCCGCGGCCAGCGCCGCGTCGAAGGCGGCGCGGTCTGGATACTGGCGATGGTCGACCACGCCGGTTTCAAGGCCTTGCTGGCGCGCAAACTGCAGGCCCGCGGCGTCCGGCCGGTTCGACAGCACCGCCGCCACGCGGGCGGGCCAGCCGCCGTCCGCGCAGGCACGGACGATGGCTTCCATATTGGAGCCTCGCCCGGAAATCAAGATGACAATTTTTTTCATCGCGCAATTCTACCAAGGCAAGGCGCTAAACTCCGGTAAAGCCAAACCA from Cupriavidus taiwanensis encodes:
- the purN gene encoding phosphoribosylglycinamide formyltransferase gives rise to the protein MKKIVILISGRGSNMEAIVRACADGGWPARVAAVLSNRPDAAGLQFARQQGLETGVVDHRQYPDRAAFDAALAAAIDAHAPDLVVLAGFMRILTPGFVDRYAGRLLNIHPSLLPCFPGLNTHQQALDAGVKLHGATVHFVTPELDHGPIVIQAALDVLPADTPATLAERLLACEHVIYPRAVQWFVEDRLQLQNGVVNVINPAEPQLLMAISAATPAAGVQA
- a CDS encoding RsmB/NOP family class I SAM-dependent RNA methyltransferase, which codes for MSRTQAGNRSPRGEGRAPARSKGKSSPIRKSPNAGGANGAPVRTHGGLHATHIQHIDRLLGKVMLFARPADAVVSYYFRENAKLGHRERGIIAEAIYAVLRRRVEFAQFAESGTGAASRRLALLGLAATLGRDALSPFLYPDEAEWLDRLTTIERSSLAPRVRANLPEWLYDELVRQHGESFAAALGDAWLRPAPLDLRVNLGKTSREAALAELQAAGLGAEPTPMAPAGIRMAGKPALNQLPIFVNGLVEVQDEGSQLLCSLVAPRRGEMVVDFCAGAGGKTLALGAAMRSTGRLYAFDVSEKRLANLKPRLARSGLSNVHPVLIDSERDAKIKRLAGKADRVLVDAPCSGLGTLRRNPDLKWRQSPESVLELTAKQTAILDSAARLVKGGGRVVYATCSVLEAENEQIVRDFLAAHPNFRLVPAAEVLAEQKIEVPGLPDNGMFALYPHLHQTDGFFAAVLERTS